The sequence AATTGAGAATAAATAAGATCTTGTGGTTGGAAATGAAAGATTTTCAAATCCTACAGCATTAGAATTGATAGCAAATACAGACTCAGGATCTATTCCCTTTGCTTTACTGTAGATCATCCATACATTATTGGCTGTGAAAGAAACCTTAGCACTCTGAAGTGCAAATTTTTGAAATAAACTTTTAGGAAAATTATATGATACCTGAATATTTCTTAGCCTGATATTGGTTGCATCGTAAATGTTCTGTTCTGTAATTCCTAAGTTTCCAGCTGTTACAGCGGCCCAATAATCCTGTTGTGTTATCTCTTTTGTATTGCTTATATAACCCCCATTTTGTTGTACTACTGCATCAAGCACAATATTATCTCTTCTTCCTCCGGGAGCTGTATCAGAAGCAAGACCTACTTTCTGTAAAGCAGATTGAGTGGATGAATAGAATTTTCCTCCAATTCTCCCGTCAATAAGTAATGAAAGTCCAAAACTTTTATATACAAAGCTATTGGTTATTCCAAACAAAGCCCTCGGTGTCTGATCACCTAAATAATATTGTTCAGCAGTCGCCTGAGGCAAACCATTCAGCCCAACAATAAGTTTTCCATATTGAGGACTGTTAGGATCCTCTACTCTTAAAAATTTTGTTCCATAAATAGATCCATAGGGCTTACCTACTTCTGCAAAAAAGCCTACATTATCAAAACCAGCCAAAGGATATTTTAAAACTTCTCCATCAATCCGGTCAATCACACTCTTTAGTTTAGAAAAATTCGCATTTACATTCCATGTAAAATTCTGCTTTTTAAAAATATCTGTATTTACAACTATTTCAATTCCGCTATTACTAAGACCTCCTGAACTTATCTTTTTATACTCATATCCGGAAAGTGGATTCATTGGTAAATCTATTAACTGATCTGTTGCAGTATTCCTGAAATAACTTACATCTAAGGAAACTCTGTTAAAGAATTTAAGATCTGCACCAACTTCAAAAGTTTTAAGTTTCTCAGCATGTAAATTAGGATCATAAAGAATTTTCTTTCTGCCAAGAATGGCATGACCACCTGGATCTGCACCTAGTTTATAAGTATTATACAGTTCGTAAGGATTTAAAGAATTTCCGGTTACCGCATAAGCAGCACGAAGCTTAGCAAAAGTTAATACTTTAGAATTTGTTCCGTTTAATTTATTCAACATCTCTGTTAAAACTAAAGAAGTACTGATAGAAGGATAGAAATAAGATCTATTTTCAAGAATGAGGGTGGAAGACCAGTCATTTCTTGCCGTTGCGTTAATAAACCAATACCCGTCATAATTAATCTCAGCAGAAGCAAATACAGAATTAATCTTCTTCCAGAAATCAATTTCATTATTAGCAATACCAGCAATATCACTAGTATTATTAACACTAAATACATTAGGAACAATCAAGTTTTGAGTACTGAAATAAATTGCTTTGGTTCTGCTCTCCATCATTTGTCCATATACAGAAAGTGATCCACCCCATTTTCCAAATAAGTTATCTTTTTTTGCAGTAAGACTTGCTATATAGTTATTCTCATAAAACTTCTCCTCACTAGTTGCATATGAGTTTCTGCGTGAAGAACCAGTCCAGACTCTCGCATCCGCATTTAAAGCATAAAAATCTGTCCCCACTCTTACATCTCCACTTAACCAATCGTTAAATTGATATTTAAGATATCCATTTAAAAGGAAGCGATCTTTCTTATCAGCATTAAGGCTATTATAAGCAGACCAATAAGGATTTATCCCATTAGGAGTAATCCAGCGTGATTTTATATCATTTTGAGTTTGTCCCTGTTCGTAATCTCTTATATCAATGTTTTGAGGCATGAGAAGAATATTAGGATAATAATTACCATCTCCTCTTCCTCCTGAAGGTCTATTTTTAGCTTTTGTACTTATATATTGTACCTTTACCTCAGAAGTCCATCTTTTATTGGCTCCAAAATTTGAGTTCATCTTCGCCATAAAATTAAATCTCTCAAATTTAGAATTAGGGATCTGGCTATTATCGTTCAGATAATTCGCTGAGGTGTATAAGCTGGTACCTTCTCCTAAATTTTCTTGAAAACTCAAAGTGTGCTGCGAATTGATTCCCGTCTTAAAAAAGTTTTTCAGATTATCATATCTCTTCATATTGGATCCTTCAAAAGCGGGACCCCAAGAACTAGAATTATCACTATTTGCTGAATTAGCAACCCCATTTAGTCCTAGACCAAAACTCTTCTGCATATCCGGCTTCATAAAAAGAGTTTCAAAACCTAAACTTGTAGAATATGTAATTCCTAAACCTCCTTTCTTCTTCCCTGTTTTGGTAGTAATTAGAATAACTCCGTTTCCCCCTCTGGATCCATATAAAGCAGAAGCTGCTCCTCCTTTAAGAACTGAGATACTTTCTATATCATCTGCATTAATATCAGCTAATCCATTTCCCATGTCTAAGTCCGGATTCCAGAAATCATTATTAAAGTAACCATCATTTTGTTTTGCTTTTGAACCTGCACTATTACTCAATGGTACACCATCCACTACAATAAGAGGTTGATTATCTCCTTTAAGCGAACTAAACCCTCTAAGATTTATCTTGGATGAAGAAGCAGGTCCAAAGCCTCCTTTTACAACTTGAAGCCCCGCAACTTTACCTGCTAAAGCATTGGTCACATTAGTCTCTTTGGCATCAACTAATGTCTGGCCTTTTACATCCTGGAAAGAATAGCCCAAACTCTTTTTTTCTTTTTTAACTCCGTAGGCCGTTACAACAACTTCATCAATTCTTCCAACTTTAGTAGAATCTGTTCGCTGTGCAGATAATTCAGTAAAGCAAAAAAATAAAGATGAGAGAAGTCCCGCCTTAATTATTGTTTTATTCATAATAATATTTGATATTTCGCAATCAAATATAACATTTTAGCAGTATTTAATAACATACTAATAAAAAACAAGCATGAAATTCAAAAATACTATTGAAACAATGAAAGTTATGATTCAGAATTAAAGAAAGTATCTTCAATTTTAACAGAAATAGAAAAAATAAAGAATACAAAAAAGCTTAGTGACGGATGATAAGACATACATAACAGGTGATAGTAATGAGTTATTATTGGGTAATGCCTTACACCTCATTTTTATATGTGGAGATCCTTACCAGATGACAAAATTAGTAAACATATCATAAGTAATGATAACTGGTATATATCAAATAGAGAATATATGAAAGAGTAAAATACAGCATAAAGAATGAATACTTTTAAGAGTCATTCTTTAAGAATGATTACACATTACTTATCATTGACTGTTTTACTGCGGAGTATAGAGCAAAAAAAAGTCTCATACATTACTGTATGAGACTTTTAAAAATAAAATAAAAACTGGCGGCGGCCTACTCTCCCGCGTTAGCAGTACCATCGGCGCTGGTGGGCTTAACTTCTGTGTTCGGAATGGGAACAGGTGAGCCCCACCGCTAAAACCACCCTAAAGGCTTTATATAAGATATCAGAGGATAGATTTCAGATCTCAGACTTAAAGTCTGTTATCTGATGTCTTATATCTGACATCTGTTTTAATCGATAAAAACTTTCACAAAGAGCTAACCTTGCTGCACTTTCGTGCGCCATATCAGGCTATAAATCTACGGGTAATTAGTACTACTCGGCTATGACATTACTGTCTTTACACCTATAGCCTATCAACGTGGTCATCTCCCACGACCCTTAAAAGATGTCTCATCTTGAGGCGAGTTTCGCACTTATATGCTTTCAGTGCTTATCTCTTCCAAACGTAGCTACTCAGCAGTGCACCTGGCGGTACAACTGATACACCAGAGGTTTGTTCAATTCGGTCCTCTCGTACTAGAATCAAGCCCTCTCAAACATCTAACGCCCGCAATAGATAGAGACCGAACTGTCTCACGACGTTCTGAACCCAGCTCGCGTGCCACTTTAATGGGCGAACAGCCCAACCCTTGGGACCTTCTCCAGCCCCAGGATGTGACGAGCCGACATCGAGGTGCCGAACCTCCCCGTCGATGTGAGCTCTTGGGGGAGACTAGCCTGTTATCCCCGGAGTACCTTTTATCCTATGAGCGATGGCCCTTCCATACGGAACCACCGGATCACTATGTCCTGCTTTCGCACCTGATCGACTTGTTGGTCTCACAGTCAAGCACCCTTATGCCATTACACTCTACGCACGGTT is a genomic window of Chryseobacterium nakagawai containing:
- a CDS encoding SusC/RagA family TonB-linked outer membrane protein, whose protein sequence is MNKTIIKAGLLSSLFFCFTELSAQRTDSTKVGRIDEVVVTAYGVKKEKKSLGYSFQDVKGQTLVDAKETNVTNALAGKVAGLQVVKGGFGPASSSKINLRGFSSLKGDNQPLIVVDGVPLSNSAGSKAKQNDGYFNNDFWNPDLDMGNGLADINADDIESISVLKGGAASALYGSRGGNGVILITTKTGKKKGGLGITYSTSLGFETLFMKPDMQKSFGLGLNGVANSANSDNSSSWGPAFEGSNMKRYDNLKNFFKTGINSQHTLSFQENLGEGTSLYTSANYLNDNSQIPNSKFERFNFMAKMNSNFGANKRWTSEVKVQYISTKAKNRPSGGRGDGNYYPNILLMPQNIDIRDYEQGQTQNDIKSRWITPNGINPYWSAYNSLNADKKDRFLLNGYLKYQFNDWLSGDVRVGTDFYALNADARVWTGSSRRNSYATSEEKFYENNYIASLTAKKDNLFGKWGGSLSVYGQMMESRTKAIYFSTQNLIVPNVFSVNNTSDIAGIANNEIDFWKKINSVFASAEINYDGYWFINATARNDWSSTLILENRSYFYPSISTSLVLTEMLNKLNGTNSKVLTFAKLRAAYAVTGNSLNPYELYNTYKLGADPGGHAILGRKKILYDPNLHAEKLKTFEVGADLKFFNRVSLDVSYFRNTATDQLIDLPMNPLSGYEYKKISSGGLSNSGIEIVVNTDIFKKQNFTWNVNANFSKLKSVIDRIDGEVLKYPLAGFDNVGFFAEVGKPYGSIYGTKFLRVEDPNSPQYGKLIVGLNGLPQATAEQYYLGDQTPRALFGITNSFVYKSFGLSLLIDGRIGGKFYSSTQSALQKVGLASDTAPGGRRDNIVLDAVVQQNGGYISNTKEITQQDYWAAVTAGNLGITEQNIYDATNIRLRNIQVSYNFPKSLFQKFALQSAKVSFTANNVWMIYSKAKGIDPESVFAINSNAVGFENLSFPTTRSYLFSITLGF